A genomic segment from Bacillus rossius redtenbacheri isolate Brsri chromosome 5, Brsri_v3, whole genome shotgun sequence encodes:
- the LOC134531834 gene encoding uncharacterized protein LOC134531834 — MAVKDQDYPKASNALVFGGMITYFAGVMLVMSFASPYWIQSYQETFNDFKHMGLWEYCFEQFRYPYYQFDKLFDGCHYIFSQEYYVIREWLLPGWLMVVQAFVTLALMLSFASQSIIALELIRWPLEFVLMYEWLLSAIAFVCNAVAAFLLFLAVSIFGGQCWRRDWLMYPNYNYLSWSYGFAVLSFFFHTFAALFLYLDARRGWELRKESHNLVVQMHPNPGRNGHSTPAA, encoded by the exons ATGCGCTGGTTTTCGGTGGCATGATCACGTACTTTGCTGGTGTTATGCTGGTGATGTCATTTGCAAG CCCCTATTGGATCCAGTCCTACCAAGAAACTTTCAACGACTTCAAACACATGGGCTTGTGGGAGTACTGTTTCGAGCAGTTCCGCTACCCGTACTACCAGTTCGACAAGCTTTTTGATGGCTGCCACTACATCTTCAGTCAAGAGTACTACGTGATCCGTGAATGGCTGCTGCCAG GCTGGTTGATGGTGGTGCAAGCATTCGTCACTCTGGCCCTCATGCTGTCGTTCGCTTCGCAGAGCATCATTGCTCTGGAGCTGATCCGCTGGCCGCTGGAGTTTGTGCTGATGTACGAGTGGTTGCTGTCTGCGATAGCCTTCGTTTGCAACGCAGTGGCTG CTTTCTTGCTGTTCCTGGCAGTCTCCATATTTGGTGGGCAGTGCTGGCGTCGGGATTGGCTCATGTATCCAAACTACAACTACTTGTCTTGGTCCTACGGCTTTGCAGTGCTGTCGTTCTTCTTCCACACGTTTGCAGCCCTTTTCTTGTACTTG GACGCCCGCAGGGGCTGGGAGCTGCGCAAGGAGAGCCACAACCTCGTGGTGCAGATGCACCCGAACCCCGGCAGGAACGG ACATTCGACACCTGCTGCATGA